CACACAGGGGTGCCGCATGCAGTGCCGCACAGAAATCGGCGGCCAAGGTTAAGCCTGTTCCACAGCGAATCTACTTGGAGAGAAACTTCAGGCAGGTGTCCCTTGCCCCTGGGGAGGCGATAGGTGCTCATCTTCTGCTGGGGGAGTTCCTGATCGTGACGGAGCGTGGTGTCGTCGAGATCCAGTGTTCCATCCGCGTCATGGCCGGTGATCAGCAACCAGTTGTGGTGACAGCGACCAGGGAGGTCACCTTCACGGAGAAACTGGATGACGAGGCCCTGAGAGACCTTGTCAAGCAGCTCCGGGAAGACTTCGAGGGCGGCAGCGAGGAGATCCGCATACGAATGGTGAGAAGCGTTCAGTCCCTCGATACCATACCGGAGGCAGTGGACTTCCTCATCCTTGCTGGATCTACCGACAGCGAGGAAGTGCAGCTCACAGTGGTTGATGTTCTCTCAAAGCTCCCGCGACGCAATGAGGAGCTTGACGCTCTTCTCAGACACCTCTCCCACAGCAGGAGGCAAGCTGTCCGCCGCAGCGCGGAAGCGGCCCTAAGGGGATCAGGAGAGCAATAACAGGACAGAATCGGGTAGAGTCGAGACGTGGCGCGGTGGCGACGGGATCGGGGAGTCGCTGTTTCCCCAAGTGGTGCGGGGTGCCTCATTCCGATACATCGCTCTGTCTCCGCGTCCCGCTCATCGAACCGGACGTGCGGGTTTCCCGCATCCGGCTCTCGGACAAGGCATCATG
This DNA window, taken from Verrucomicrobiota bacterium, encodes the following:
- a CDS encoding HEAT repeat domain-containing protein, with translation MTSIIALVLVSLVSAAPGAGSVDTVGSAEPDLKLEVQCEQASGKAGDSFALNEPVWFSLSLRNVGTEPTSVWISGDPHRGAACSAAQKSAAKVKPVPQRIYLERNFRQVSLAPGEAIGAHLLLGEFLIVTERGVVEIQCSIRVMAGDQQPVVVTATREVTFTEKLDDEALRDLVKQLREDFEGGSEEIRIRMVRSVQSLDTIPEAVDFLILAGSTDSEEVQLTVVDVLSKLPRRNEELDALLRHLSHSRRQAVRRSAEAALRGSGEQ